TCCAGGGGAAGTCGCGGTTCATCACCCGCTCAATCACGTGCGAGAGCGAGAAGTCGTACGAGCCCAGAAGCCCCTGCGGGCGGAAGATCATGACGAGGATGAGAACGATCGAGTAGGCCAGCATGCGGTAGTCCGCGAAGGCGCGCAGGGCCTCGGGCAGGATTGTGAGCACCGTCGCGGAGATGACGGAGCCGAGCATGGAGCCCATGCCGCCCAGCACGACCATGACGAGGATCTCGACCGACTTCATGAAGCCGAACTTCGAGGGGTCCATGACGCCGATGCAGCCTGCGTAGAGCGCGCCGCCCACGCCGGCGAAGAACGCCGAGACCACGAACGCGAGGGTCTTGTAGTAGGTCGTGTTGACGCCCGACGCCTCGGCCGCGATCTCGTTGTCGCGGATGGCGAGGACGGCGCGGCCGTGGCGCGACTTCATCATCGTGTGGATAAGGAAGATCGTGACGGCCACGACGAGAAAGACGTTCAGGAAGCTCGAGTAGGCCGGGATTCCCGTGAGGCCGGCCGCGCCCCCCGTGAGCGTGAAGCCAAGGACCGAGTCGATGTTCGTGATCACGACGCGGATGATCTCGGCGAAGCCCAGCGTGATGATGGCGAGGTAGTCGCCCTTGAGGCGCAGGGCCGGGATGCCGATGACGAGGCCGCAGACCGCGGCGCACAGCCCTCCGAACACGATGCCGCCCACGAACAGCGCGACCGCCGCCGGCGAGCCCGTCGCCATGTCCTTAGCCGCGAGGCCCATCGTCGGCATCATGCGCGTGATGAAGATCGCGCTCGCGTAGCCGCCCACCGACATGAAGCCCGCGTGTCCCAGTGGGAGCTGGCCCAGGTAGCCGGTCGCGATGTTCAGGGACACCGCCATGATGATGTAGATGCCCACCTGCTCGAGGACGCCCGTCTGGTAGCGGCTGACGACCTTAACGCCGATGAGCGCCTCCCCCGCGACGAGGAAGAGCGCCACGAGCACCGCGTTGATCGCGTAGCGCGCGACCATGGGAAGACGACGATAGGCGACGGACGCGTCGGACGCCGCCTTGCCGAGCCGCGTCATGATGACGGGCCTGTCCTCGCGCTCGTCCTGCTTGTTCTTGCTCATGTGCGCCACCCCCTAGACCTTCTCCGTCATTGGCCGGCCGAGAAGACCCGTCGGCCTGACGACGAGGACGATGATGAGCAGCAGGAACACGACGGCGTCCTGCCAGACGGACAGGCCGAGCGCGGAGGCGCCCACCTCGGCGAAGCCCACGACGAAGCCGCCGATGACGGCGCCGGGGATGGACCCGATGCCGCCCAGGACCGCCGCGACGAAGGCCTTAGTGCCCAGCATGATGCCCATCGTGGGGCTCACCTGCGGATAGGCCATGCAGTAGAGCACGGCGCCGATGCCGGCCAGGGCCGACCCCACAGCGAACGTGAACGAGATCGTGTTGTTGACGTTGATGCCCATGAGGCGGGCCGCGCCCATGTCCTCGGACACGGCGCGCATGGCCTTGCCGAACTTCGTCTTCTGGACGAGAAACGTCAGGACCACGGTCGAGACGATGGTCACGGCCACGATGATGAGCGCCGTGACGGACAGGTTGGCCCCGCCGACGGAGACGGTACCGAAGTCTCCGAACGCGGGGACAACCTTGGCGTCGGCGCCAAAGACGAGCTGCGCGCCGTTCTCCAAGAAGTACGAGACGCCGATGGCGGTGATGAGGATCGACAGGCGCGGCGCCTCGCGCAGGGGCGCGTAGGCGATCTTGTCGATAAGCACGCCGAGCAGCATGCATCCCACGACCGAGAGGAGCACGGCGAGGGCCGGGTTGAGCCCGAGTCGTGCCATCACGATCCACGAGAGGTAGCCGCCGACCATGATGATGTCACCGTGCGCAAAGTTGAGCAGCAAGATGATGCCGTATACCATCGTGTAGCCCAGCGCGACGAGCGCGTAGATGCTGCCCAGCTGCAGCCCGTTGAGGATCTGCATCAAAAACGTCACGGCTCTCACTTCCCTTCGCCTGAGGGGCGCCCGCGCCCCGTCCGTCGTCTCTTCTAAGCCCGGGCACCGAGCGGACGCGTGTCCGTTCGGTGCCCCGGGGCCAGTCTTCTGTGTCGCGCGCCTACGCGGAGATGGTGTCGAAGAT
This is a stretch of genomic DNA from Thermophilibacter immobilis. It encodes these proteins:
- a CDS encoding branched-chain amino acid ABC transporter permease, with protein sequence MTFLMQILNGLQLGSIYALVALGYTMVYGIILLLNFAHGDIIMVGGYLSWIVMARLGLNPALAVLLSVVGCMLLGVLIDKIAYAPLREAPRLSILITAIGVSYFLENGAQLVFGADAKVVPAFGDFGTVSVGGANLSVTALIIVAVTIVSTVVLTFLVQKTKFGKAMRAVSEDMGAARLMGINVNNTISFTFAVGSALAGIGAVLYCMAYPQVSPTMGIMLGTKAFVAAVLGGIGSIPGAVIGGFVVGFAEVGASALGLSVWQDAVVFLLLIIVLVVRPTGLLGRPMTEKV
- a CDS encoding branched-chain amino acid ABC transporter permease; this translates as MSKNKQDEREDRPVIMTRLGKAASDASVAYRRLPMVARYAINAVLVALFLVAGEALIGVKVVSRYQTGVLEQVGIYIIMAVSLNIATGYLGQLPLGHAGFMSVGGYASAIFITRMMPTMGLAAKDMATGSPAAVALFVGGIVFGGLCAAVCGLVIGIPALRLKGDYLAIITLGFAEIIRVVITNIDSVLGFTLTGGAAGLTGIPAYSSFLNVFLVVAVTIFLIHTMMKSRHGRAVLAIRDNEIAAEASGVNTTYYKTLAFVVSAFFAGVGGALYAGCIGVMDPSKFGFMKSVEILVMVVLGGMGSMLGSVISATVLTILPEALRAFADYRMLAYSIVLILVMIFRPQGLLGSYDFSLSHVIERVMNRDFPWRRRRTKKTTEEVQDA